In the genome of Streptococcus oralis, one region contains:
- the budA gene encoding acetolactate decarboxylase has protein sequence MDRKVQEPVKLFQYNTLGALMAGLYGGTMTVGELLEHGDLGLGTLDSIDGELIVLDGKAYQAKGSGQTPEIVEVAADALIPYAAVVPHQAEVIFRQRFEMTDKELEKRIESYYDGENLFRSIKIHGEFSQMHVRMIPKSTPDTKFADVATHQPEYSRENISGTIVGFWTPEIFHGVSVAGYHLHFISDDLTFGGHVMDFVIKEGMIEVGAVDQLDQRFPVQDRQYLFAKFNVDEMKKDIDKSE, from the coding sequence ATGGATAGAAAAGTGCAGGAACCGGTAAAATTATTTCAATACAATACTCTAGGTGCCCTTATGGCTGGTCTCTATGGTGGAACCATGACAGTGGGAGAATTGCTGGAGCATGGCGACCTTGGTTTGGGAACCCTTGATTCGATTGATGGGGAGTTGATTGTCCTTGATGGCAAGGCTTATCAAGCCAAGGGGTCTGGTCAAACACCTGAAATCGTTGAGGTAGCAGCAGATGCTCTTATTCCTTATGCGGCAGTGGTTCCCCATCAGGCAGAAGTGATTTTTCGTCAGCGCTTTGAGATGACAGATAAGGAATTGGAAAAACGAATTGAGTCCTACTATGATGGGGAAAATCTTTTTCGTTCCATCAAGATTCATGGCGAATTTTCACAAATGCATGTGCGGATGATTCCCAAATCCACACCTGATACCAAGTTTGCTGATGTGGCGACTCATCAACCTGAATATAGCCGTGAAAATATTTCAGGAACCATTGTTGGATTTTGGACACCAGAGATTTTCCATGGGGTCAGCGTGGCGGGCTACCATCTGCATTTTATCTCAGATGATTTGACTTTTGGTGGGCATGTGATGGACTTTGTTATCAAAGAAGGAATGATCGAGGTTGGAGCAGTCGATCAGTTGGACCAACGTTTTCCAGTCCAAGATCGCCAGTATTTATTTGCCAAATTTAACGTTGACGAGATGAAGAAAGACATTGATAAGTCAGAATAG
- a CDS encoding YhfC family glutamic-type intramembrane protease, translating to MTVHIILTMIALVLVLVGGTWYAKKRFKISLAVMGLGAIAFFVSSQVLEKMVHLLILHPQKDGTIPLMNEQPFLYVLYAIAMAALFEETARLVFFKWLEKKRSLEEKDALAYGLGHGGLELLYLGMGSLISLLILFSLIQSSNTDVANLLPKSTLETVQSLSVWQVYLLGVERVLALVLQIGLSIWIYQSVRQKKWIYLVAAYGLHALFDLAPALSQVGWIANPLLVEVILLLEVLAFIWLTKSTFWKKS from the coding sequence ATGACAGTACATATTATCCTTACCATGATAGCTTTGGTTTTAGTCCTAGTAGGTGGGACTTGGTACGCCAAAAAACGGTTTAAAATCTCTCTTGCAGTGATGGGCTTGGGGGCAATCGCATTTTTTGTTTCTTCTCAAGTGTTAGAGAAGATGGTTCACCTTCTGATACTTCATCCGCAAAAAGATGGGACCATTCCGCTCATGAATGAGCAACCTTTCCTATATGTTCTTTACGCGATTGCCATGGCTGCCCTTTTTGAGGAAACTGCCCGCCTTGTCTTTTTTAAATGGTTGGAGAAAAAGAGAAGTCTAGAAGAGAAAGACGCTTTGGCTTACGGCTTGGGACATGGAGGTTTGGAGTTGCTCTATCTTGGGATGGGAAGCTTAATCAGCTTGTTGATCCTCTTTTCACTCATCCAGTCTTCAAATACTGATGTAGCCAATCTCCTTCCAAAGTCTACCCTTGAAACGGTTCAGTCTCTTTCTGTATGGCAGGTTTATTTACTAGGAGTTGAGCGTGTGCTTGCCCTAGTTCTCCAAATTGGTCTTTCCATCTGGATCTATCAAAGTGTTCGTCAAAAGAAATGGATCTACCTCGTTGCTGCCTATGGTTTGCATGCCTTGTTTGACTTGGCTCCAGCCTTATCTCAAGTGGGATGGATTGCAAATCCACTTCTAGTGGAGGTCATTCTTCTTTTAGAAGTACTAGCTTTTATCTGGCTTACAAAATCTACATTTTGGAAAAAATCATAA
- a CDS encoding PLP-dependent aminotransferase family protein produces MKKESKYQAVVSFLKKGIESGKFPTGSRLPSIRQLSQDFHCSKDTIQRALLELRHEQYLYAKPQSGYYVLEQGQHQDLEIEVTDEHASAYDDFRLCVNETLIGRENYLFNYYDNQEGLEELRQSVHQLLFNQALYCKPDQLVLTSGTQQALFILSQINFPSEGAEILVEQPTYHRMNRLLVAQGLAYRTIERRIDGIDLDELKEQFKSGKIKFFYTIPRFHYPLGHSYSDQEKRAILDLANQYGVYIVEDDYLGDLDPKKGQTFHYLDTEDRVIYIKSFSTSLFPALRITALILPNALKEAFVSYKNILDYDSNLIMQKALSLYIDSQLFEKNRLARLTLQENYQTRIKEVLEKNTCPLPNYPLHDGLLLDLRHYPKIASLKHSSLKLDFFEEAYLEACPYQFAKVSLENLEALLQYIKAELD; encoded by the coding sequence ATGAAGAAAGAAAGTAAATACCAAGCAGTCGTTTCCTTTCTAAAAAAGGGGATCGAATCAGGAAAATTTCCAACAGGCAGCCGGCTTCCCTCCATACGTCAATTGAGCCAAGACTTCCACTGTAGCAAGGACACTATCCAACGAGCCCTACTGGAATTACGCCATGAACAATACCTCTATGCCAAACCCCAAAGTGGCTACTATGTTCTGGAGCAAGGACAGCACCAAGACTTGGAAATTGAAGTCACTGACGAACACGCTAGTGCCTATGACGACTTCCGACTCTGCGTCAATGAAACACTGATTGGAAGAGAAAACTACCTCTTCAACTACTATGACAACCAAGAAGGTCTTGAGGAACTCAGACAATCTGTCCATCAACTTCTTTTCAACCAAGCCCTCTACTGCAAACCAGATCAACTGGTTCTAACATCTGGCACCCAGCAAGCTCTCTTTATCCTTTCTCAGATTAACTTTCCGAGCGAGGGAGCTGAGATTTTGGTCGAACAGCCGACCTACCACCGGATGAATCGCCTCTTGGTCGCTCAGGGATTGGCCTACAGGACCATTGAACGCCGAATCGATGGGATTGACCTTGACGAACTAAAAGAACAGTTCAAATCTGGAAAAATCAAGTTCTTCTATACCATTCCTCGCTTCCACTATCCTCTTGGCCATTCCTATTCTGATCAGGAAAAAAGGGCCATATTGGATCTAGCAAACCAGTATGGTGTTTATATCGTCGAGGATGACTATCTAGGAGACCTAGACCCTAAAAAAGGTCAGACCTTCCACTATCTGGATACAGAGGATCGGGTCATTTATATCAAATCCTTCTCAACCAGTCTCTTTCCAGCCCTACGTATCACGGCTCTCATTCTCCCAAATGCCCTAAAAGAGGCCTTTGTTTCCTACAAAAATATCCTGGACTATGATAGCAATCTCATCATGCAAAAGGCTCTCTCTCTTTACATCGATAGTCAGTTATTTGAAAAAAATCGACTGGCTCGACTGACCCTTCAAGAGAACTATCAGACTCGGATAAAGGAAGTACTTGAAAAAAATACCTGTCCCTTGCCCAACTATCCTCTACATGATGGGCTTCTCCTTGATTTGAGACACTATCCTAAAATTGCCAGTTTAAAGCATAGTTCACTCAAACTAGACTTCTTTGAAGAGGCTTATTTGGAAGCCTGTCCTTATCAGTTTGCCAAAGTCTCTCTCGAAAATTTAGAAGCACTATTACAATACATAAAAGCAGAATTGGATTAA